A stretch of the Oncorhynchus clarkii lewisi isolate Uvic-CL-2024 chromosome 9, UVic_Ocla_1.0, whole genome shotgun sequence genome encodes the following:
- the LOC139416307 gene encoding glucose-6-phosphate 1-dehydrogenase isoform X1 produces the protein MAGKRPAGGAIAQQGPGKMSSIPLSRSEVFGELRKELHEDEEFRQSDAHIFIIMGASGDLAKKKIYPTLWWLFRDGLLPEQTHFVGFARSDLTVDAIKTACMPYLKVADSEAERLSVFFSRNSYVSGKYADESAFSNLHTHLLSLPGGGEANRLFYLALPPSIYHDVTKNIKHHCMSTNRGWNRVIVEKPFGRDLQSSEELSTHLSSLFTEDQIYRIDHYLGKEMVQNLMVLRFGNRIFGPIWNRDSIACVVLTFKEPFGTQGRGGYFDDFGIIRDVMQNHLLQMLSLVAMEKPASTSSDDVRDEKVKVLKCIAPITMSDVVLGQYVGDPEGEGDAKLGYLDDPTVPKGSTQATFATAVLYVHNERWDGVPFILRCGKALNERKAEVRLQFTDVPGDIFGAQCRRNELVVRVQPNEAVYAKMMSKKPGVYFHPEETELDLTYKSRYKDVKLPDAYERLILDVFCGSQMHFVRSDELREAWRIFTPLLHQIENEKIPPTPYKYGSRGPTEADELSKRVGFRYEGTYKWVNPHRL, from the exons ATGGCTGGAA AGAGACCCGCCGGTGGTGCCATTGCACAACAAGGACCTG GAAAAATGagctccattcccctctctcggTCCGAGGTGTTTGGAGAGCTGCGGAAGGAGCTGCATGAGGATGAGGAGTTCCGTCAGTCCGACGCTCACATCTTCATCATCATGGGAGCAtcg GGGGATCTAGCCAAAAAGAAAATCTACCCAACTCTATG GTGGTTGTTTAGAGATGGGCTCCTTCCTGAACAGACTCACTTTGTGGGCTTTGCCCGCTCTGACCTCACAGTGGATGCCATCAAAACTGCCTGCATGCCCTATCTGAAG GTGGCAGACTCTGAGGCTGAGCGGTTGTCTGTGTTCTTCAGCCGTAACTCTTATGTCAGTGGGAAGTACGCGGATGAGAGTGCCTTCTCCAACCTCCACACCCACCTGCTGTCCCTGCCCGGGGGTGGTGAGGCCAACCGCCTCTTCTACCTGGCCCTGCCGCCCAGCATCTACCACGATGTCACCAAGAACATTAAGCACCACTGCATGAGCACCAA TAGGGGCTGGAACAGGGTGATTGTGGAGAAGCCGTTTGGTCGTGACCTGCAGAGCTCCGAGGAGCTGTCCACCCACCTCTCCTCCCTGTTTACTGAGGATCAGATCTACCGCATAGACCACTACCTGGGCAAGGAGATGGTGCAGAACCTCATGGTCCTcag GTTTGGGAACCGGATCTTTGGGCCAATCTGGAACAGGGACAGCATAGCGTGTGTGGTCCTCACCTTCAAAGAACCCTTCGGCACCCAGGGCCGAGGCGGCTACTTTGATGACTTTGGCATTATCCG TGATGTCATGCAGAACCACTTGCTCCAGATGCTCTCTCTGGTTGCCATGGAGAAGCCGGCCTCCACCAGCTCTGATGATGTCAGGGATGAAAAG GTGAAGGTGCTGAAGTGCATCGCCCCCATTACCATGTCAGATGTGGTGTTGGGGCAGTACGTGGGCGAcccagagggagaaggggacgcCAAGCTGGGTTACCTTGATGACCCCACTGTCCCCAAAGGCTCCACCCAGGCCACCTTTGCCACAGCTGTGCTCTACGTGCACAACGAGCGCTGGGATG GTGTTCCCTTCATCCTGCGTTGCGGCAAAGCCCTGAATGAGCGGAAAGCAGAGGTCCGGTTGCAGTTCACCGACGTCCCGGGGGACATCTTTGGCGCGCAGTGTCGTAGGAATGAGCTGGTGGTGCGCGTGCAGCCCAACGAGGCCGTCTACGCCAAGATGATGAGCAAGAAACCAGGAGTGTACTTCCACCCTGAGGAGACGGAGCTAGACCTCACCTACAAGAGCAGATACAAG GATGTGAAGTTGCCAGACGCCTACGAGCGTCTCATCCTGGACGTCTTCTGTGGCAGCCAGATGCACTTTGTCAGAAG TGATGAGCTGAGGGAAGCCTGGAGGATCTTTACGCCTCTCCTTCATCAGATAGAGAATGAGAAGATTCCCCCCACACCCTACAAATATGGAAG
- the LOC139416307 gene encoding glucose-6-phosphate 1-dehydrogenase isoform X2 produces the protein MAGKRPAGGAIAQQGPGKMSSIPLSRSEVFGELRKELHEDEEFRQSDAHIFIIMGASGDLAKKKIYPTLWWLFRDGLLPEQTHFVGFARSDLTVDAIKTACMPYLKVADSEAERLSVFFSRNSYVSGKYADESAFSNLHTHLLSLPGGGEANRLFYLALPPSIYHDVTKNIKHHCMSTKGWNRVIVEKPFGRDLQSSEELSTHLSSLFTEDQIYRIDHYLGKEMVQNLMVLRFGNRIFGPIWNRDSIACVVLTFKEPFGTQGRGGYFDDFGIIRDVMQNHLLQMLSLVAMEKPASTSSDDVRDEKVKVLKCIAPITMSDVVLGQYVGDPEGEGDAKLGYLDDPTVPKGSTQATFATAVLYVHNERWDGVPFILRCGKALNERKAEVRLQFTDVPGDIFGAQCRRNELVVRVQPNEAVYAKMMSKKPGVYFHPEETELDLTYKSRYKDVKLPDAYERLILDVFCGSQMHFVRSDELREAWRIFTPLLHQIENEKIPPTPYKYGSRGPTEADELSKRVGFRYEGTYKWVNPHRL, from the exons ATGGCTGGAA AGAGACCCGCCGGTGGTGCCATTGCACAACAAGGACCTG GAAAAATGagctccattcccctctctcggTCCGAGGTGTTTGGAGAGCTGCGGAAGGAGCTGCATGAGGATGAGGAGTTCCGTCAGTCCGACGCTCACATCTTCATCATCATGGGAGCAtcg GGGGATCTAGCCAAAAAGAAAATCTACCCAACTCTATG GTGGTTGTTTAGAGATGGGCTCCTTCCTGAACAGACTCACTTTGTGGGCTTTGCCCGCTCTGACCTCACAGTGGATGCCATCAAAACTGCCTGCATGCCCTATCTGAAG GTGGCAGACTCTGAGGCTGAGCGGTTGTCTGTGTTCTTCAGCCGTAACTCTTATGTCAGTGGGAAGTACGCGGATGAGAGTGCCTTCTCCAACCTCCACACCCACCTGCTGTCCCTGCCCGGGGGTGGTGAGGCCAACCGCCTCTTCTACCTGGCCCTGCCGCCCAGCATCTACCACGATGTCACCAAGAACATTAAGCACCACTGCATGAGCACCAA GGGCTGGAACAGGGTGATTGTGGAGAAGCCGTTTGGTCGTGACCTGCAGAGCTCCGAGGAGCTGTCCACCCACCTCTCCTCCCTGTTTACTGAGGATCAGATCTACCGCATAGACCACTACCTGGGCAAGGAGATGGTGCAGAACCTCATGGTCCTcag GTTTGGGAACCGGATCTTTGGGCCAATCTGGAACAGGGACAGCATAGCGTGTGTGGTCCTCACCTTCAAAGAACCCTTCGGCACCCAGGGCCGAGGCGGCTACTTTGATGACTTTGGCATTATCCG TGATGTCATGCAGAACCACTTGCTCCAGATGCTCTCTCTGGTTGCCATGGAGAAGCCGGCCTCCACCAGCTCTGATGATGTCAGGGATGAAAAG GTGAAGGTGCTGAAGTGCATCGCCCCCATTACCATGTCAGATGTGGTGTTGGGGCAGTACGTGGGCGAcccagagggagaaggggacgcCAAGCTGGGTTACCTTGATGACCCCACTGTCCCCAAAGGCTCCACCCAGGCCACCTTTGCCACAGCTGTGCTCTACGTGCACAACGAGCGCTGGGATG GTGTTCCCTTCATCCTGCGTTGCGGCAAAGCCCTGAATGAGCGGAAAGCAGAGGTCCGGTTGCAGTTCACCGACGTCCCGGGGGACATCTTTGGCGCGCAGTGTCGTAGGAATGAGCTGGTGGTGCGCGTGCAGCCCAACGAGGCCGTCTACGCCAAGATGATGAGCAAGAAACCAGGAGTGTACTTCCACCCTGAGGAGACGGAGCTAGACCTCACCTACAAGAGCAGATACAAG GATGTGAAGTTGCCAGACGCCTACGAGCGTCTCATCCTGGACGTCTTCTGTGGCAGCCAGATGCACTTTGTCAGAAG TGATGAGCTGAGGGAAGCCTGGAGGATCTTTACGCCTCTCCTTCATCAGATAGAGAATGAGAAGATTCCCCCCACACCCTACAAATATGGAAG
- the LOC139416307 gene encoding glucose-6-phosphate 1-dehydrogenase isoform X6: MPYLKVADSEAERLSVFFSRNSYVSGKYADESAFSNLHTHLLSLPGGGEANRLFYLALPPSIYHDVTKNIKHHCMSTKGWNRVIVEKPFGRDLQSSEELSTHLSSLFTEDQIYRIDHYLGKEMVQNLMVLRFGNRIFGPIWNRDSIACVVLTFKEPFGTQGRGGYFDDFGIIRDVMQNHLLQMLSLVAMEKPASTSSDDVRDEKVKVLKCIAPITMSDVVLGQYVGDPEGEGDAKLGYLDDPTVPKGSTQATFATAVLYVHNERWDGVPFILRCGKALNERKAEVRLQFTDVPGDIFGAQCRRNELVVRVQPNEAVYAKMMSKKPGVYFHPEETELDLTYKSRYKDVKLPDAYERLILDVFCGSQMHFVRSDELREAWRIFTPLLHQIENEKIPPTPYKYGSRGPTEADELSKRVGFRYEGTYKWVNPHRL; encoded by the exons ATGCCCTATCTGAAG GTGGCAGACTCTGAGGCTGAGCGGTTGTCTGTGTTCTTCAGCCGTAACTCTTATGTCAGTGGGAAGTACGCGGATGAGAGTGCCTTCTCCAACCTCCACACCCACCTGCTGTCCCTGCCCGGGGGTGGTGAGGCCAACCGCCTCTTCTACCTGGCCCTGCCGCCCAGCATCTACCACGATGTCACCAAGAACATTAAGCACCACTGCATGAGCACCAA GGGCTGGAACAGGGTGATTGTGGAGAAGCCGTTTGGTCGTGACCTGCAGAGCTCCGAGGAGCTGTCCACCCACCTCTCCTCCCTGTTTACTGAGGATCAGATCTACCGCATAGACCACTACCTGGGCAAGGAGATGGTGCAGAACCTCATGGTCCTcag GTTTGGGAACCGGATCTTTGGGCCAATCTGGAACAGGGACAGCATAGCGTGTGTGGTCCTCACCTTCAAAGAACCCTTCGGCACCCAGGGCCGAGGCGGCTACTTTGATGACTTTGGCATTATCCG TGATGTCATGCAGAACCACTTGCTCCAGATGCTCTCTCTGGTTGCCATGGAGAAGCCGGCCTCCACCAGCTCTGATGATGTCAGGGATGAAAAG GTGAAGGTGCTGAAGTGCATCGCCCCCATTACCATGTCAGATGTGGTGTTGGGGCAGTACGTGGGCGAcccagagggagaaggggacgcCAAGCTGGGTTACCTTGATGACCCCACTGTCCCCAAAGGCTCCACCCAGGCCACCTTTGCCACAGCTGTGCTCTACGTGCACAACGAGCGCTGGGATG GTGTTCCCTTCATCCTGCGTTGCGGCAAAGCCCTGAATGAGCGGAAAGCAGAGGTCCGGTTGCAGTTCACCGACGTCCCGGGGGACATCTTTGGCGCGCAGTGTCGTAGGAATGAGCTGGTGGTGCGCGTGCAGCCCAACGAGGCCGTCTACGCCAAGATGATGAGCAAGAAACCAGGAGTGTACTTCCACCCTGAGGAGACGGAGCTAGACCTCACCTACAAGAGCAGATACAAG GATGTGAAGTTGCCAGACGCCTACGAGCGTCTCATCCTGGACGTCTTCTGTGGCAGCCAGATGCACTTTGTCAGAAG TGATGAGCTGAGGGAAGCCTGGAGGATCTTTACGCCTCTCCTTCATCAGATAGAGAATGAGAAGATTCCCCCCACACCCTACAAATATGGAAG
- the LOC139416307 gene encoding glucose-6-phosphate 1-dehydrogenase isoform X3, whose amino-acid sequence MAGRKMSSIPLSRSEVFGELRKELHEDEEFRQSDAHIFIIMGASGDLAKKKIYPTLWWLFRDGLLPEQTHFVGFARSDLTVDAIKTACMPYLKVADSEAERLSVFFSRNSYVSGKYADESAFSNLHTHLLSLPGGGEANRLFYLALPPSIYHDVTKNIKHHCMSTNRGWNRVIVEKPFGRDLQSSEELSTHLSSLFTEDQIYRIDHYLGKEMVQNLMVLRFGNRIFGPIWNRDSIACVVLTFKEPFGTQGRGGYFDDFGIIRDVMQNHLLQMLSLVAMEKPASTSSDDVRDEKVKVLKCIAPITMSDVVLGQYVGDPEGEGDAKLGYLDDPTVPKGSTQATFATAVLYVHNERWDGVPFILRCGKALNERKAEVRLQFTDVPGDIFGAQCRRNELVVRVQPNEAVYAKMMSKKPGVYFHPEETELDLTYKSRYKDVKLPDAYERLILDVFCGSQMHFVRSDELREAWRIFTPLLHQIENEKIPPTPYKYGSRGPTEADELSKRVGFRYEGTYKWVNPHRL is encoded by the exons ATGGCTGGAA GAAAAATGagctccattcccctctctcggTCCGAGGTGTTTGGAGAGCTGCGGAAGGAGCTGCATGAGGATGAGGAGTTCCGTCAGTCCGACGCTCACATCTTCATCATCATGGGAGCAtcg GGGGATCTAGCCAAAAAGAAAATCTACCCAACTCTATG GTGGTTGTTTAGAGATGGGCTCCTTCCTGAACAGACTCACTTTGTGGGCTTTGCCCGCTCTGACCTCACAGTGGATGCCATCAAAACTGCCTGCATGCCCTATCTGAAG GTGGCAGACTCTGAGGCTGAGCGGTTGTCTGTGTTCTTCAGCCGTAACTCTTATGTCAGTGGGAAGTACGCGGATGAGAGTGCCTTCTCCAACCTCCACACCCACCTGCTGTCCCTGCCCGGGGGTGGTGAGGCCAACCGCCTCTTCTACCTGGCCCTGCCGCCCAGCATCTACCACGATGTCACCAAGAACATTAAGCACCACTGCATGAGCACCAA TAGGGGCTGGAACAGGGTGATTGTGGAGAAGCCGTTTGGTCGTGACCTGCAGAGCTCCGAGGAGCTGTCCACCCACCTCTCCTCCCTGTTTACTGAGGATCAGATCTACCGCATAGACCACTACCTGGGCAAGGAGATGGTGCAGAACCTCATGGTCCTcag GTTTGGGAACCGGATCTTTGGGCCAATCTGGAACAGGGACAGCATAGCGTGTGTGGTCCTCACCTTCAAAGAACCCTTCGGCACCCAGGGCCGAGGCGGCTACTTTGATGACTTTGGCATTATCCG TGATGTCATGCAGAACCACTTGCTCCAGATGCTCTCTCTGGTTGCCATGGAGAAGCCGGCCTCCACCAGCTCTGATGATGTCAGGGATGAAAAG GTGAAGGTGCTGAAGTGCATCGCCCCCATTACCATGTCAGATGTGGTGTTGGGGCAGTACGTGGGCGAcccagagggagaaggggacgcCAAGCTGGGTTACCTTGATGACCCCACTGTCCCCAAAGGCTCCACCCAGGCCACCTTTGCCACAGCTGTGCTCTACGTGCACAACGAGCGCTGGGATG GTGTTCCCTTCATCCTGCGTTGCGGCAAAGCCCTGAATGAGCGGAAAGCAGAGGTCCGGTTGCAGTTCACCGACGTCCCGGGGGACATCTTTGGCGCGCAGTGTCGTAGGAATGAGCTGGTGGTGCGCGTGCAGCCCAACGAGGCCGTCTACGCCAAGATGATGAGCAAGAAACCAGGAGTGTACTTCCACCCTGAGGAGACGGAGCTAGACCTCACCTACAAGAGCAGATACAAG GATGTGAAGTTGCCAGACGCCTACGAGCGTCTCATCCTGGACGTCTTCTGTGGCAGCCAGATGCACTTTGTCAGAAG TGATGAGCTGAGGGAAGCCTGGAGGATCTTTACGCCTCTCCTTCATCAGATAGAGAATGAGAAGATTCCCCCCACACCCTACAAATATGGAAG
- the LOC139416307 gene encoding glucose-6-phosphate 1-dehydrogenase isoform X5, protein MPYLKVADSEAERLSVFFSRNSYVSGKYADESAFSNLHTHLLSLPGGGEANRLFYLALPPSIYHDVTKNIKHHCMSTNRGWNRVIVEKPFGRDLQSSEELSTHLSSLFTEDQIYRIDHYLGKEMVQNLMVLRFGNRIFGPIWNRDSIACVVLTFKEPFGTQGRGGYFDDFGIIRDVMQNHLLQMLSLVAMEKPASTSSDDVRDEKVKVLKCIAPITMSDVVLGQYVGDPEGEGDAKLGYLDDPTVPKGSTQATFATAVLYVHNERWDGVPFILRCGKALNERKAEVRLQFTDVPGDIFGAQCRRNELVVRVQPNEAVYAKMMSKKPGVYFHPEETELDLTYKSRYKDVKLPDAYERLILDVFCGSQMHFVRSDELREAWRIFTPLLHQIENEKIPPTPYKYGSRGPTEADELSKRVGFRYEGTYKWVNPHRL, encoded by the exons ATGCCCTATCTGAAG GTGGCAGACTCTGAGGCTGAGCGGTTGTCTGTGTTCTTCAGCCGTAACTCTTATGTCAGTGGGAAGTACGCGGATGAGAGTGCCTTCTCCAACCTCCACACCCACCTGCTGTCCCTGCCCGGGGGTGGTGAGGCCAACCGCCTCTTCTACCTGGCCCTGCCGCCCAGCATCTACCACGATGTCACCAAGAACATTAAGCACCACTGCATGAGCACCAA TAGGGGCTGGAACAGGGTGATTGTGGAGAAGCCGTTTGGTCGTGACCTGCAGAGCTCCGAGGAGCTGTCCACCCACCTCTCCTCCCTGTTTACTGAGGATCAGATCTACCGCATAGACCACTACCTGGGCAAGGAGATGGTGCAGAACCTCATGGTCCTcag GTTTGGGAACCGGATCTTTGGGCCAATCTGGAACAGGGACAGCATAGCGTGTGTGGTCCTCACCTTCAAAGAACCCTTCGGCACCCAGGGCCGAGGCGGCTACTTTGATGACTTTGGCATTATCCG TGATGTCATGCAGAACCACTTGCTCCAGATGCTCTCTCTGGTTGCCATGGAGAAGCCGGCCTCCACCAGCTCTGATGATGTCAGGGATGAAAAG GTGAAGGTGCTGAAGTGCATCGCCCCCATTACCATGTCAGATGTGGTGTTGGGGCAGTACGTGGGCGAcccagagggagaaggggacgcCAAGCTGGGTTACCTTGATGACCCCACTGTCCCCAAAGGCTCCACCCAGGCCACCTTTGCCACAGCTGTGCTCTACGTGCACAACGAGCGCTGGGATG GTGTTCCCTTCATCCTGCGTTGCGGCAAAGCCCTGAATGAGCGGAAAGCAGAGGTCCGGTTGCAGTTCACCGACGTCCCGGGGGACATCTTTGGCGCGCAGTGTCGTAGGAATGAGCTGGTGGTGCGCGTGCAGCCCAACGAGGCCGTCTACGCCAAGATGATGAGCAAGAAACCAGGAGTGTACTTCCACCCTGAGGAGACGGAGCTAGACCTCACCTACAAGAGCAGATACAAG GATGTGAAGTTGCCAGACGCCTACGAGCGTCTCATCCTGGACGTCTTCTGTGGCAGCCAGATGCACTTTGTCAGAAG TGATGAGCTGAGGGAAGCCTGGAGGATCTTTACGCCTCTCCTTCATCAGATAGAGAATGAGAAGATTCCCCCCACACCCTACAAATATGGAAG
- the LOC139416307 gene encoding glucose-6-phosphate 1-dehydrogenase isoform X4 has product MAGRKMSSIPLSRSEVFGELRKELHEDEEFRQSDAHIFIIMGASGDLAKKKIYPTLWWLFRDGLLPEQTHFVGFARSDLTVDAIKTACMPYLKVADSEAERLSVFFSRNSYVSGKYADESAFSNLHTHLLSLPGGGEANRLFYLALPPSIYHDVTKNIKHHCMSTKGWNRVIVEKPFGRDLQSSEELSTHLSSLFTEDQIYRIDHYLGKEMVQNLMVLRFGNRIFGPIWNRDSIACVVLTFKEPFGTQGRGGYFDDFGIIRDVMQNHLLQMLSLVAMEKPASTSSDDVRDEKVKVLKCIAPITMSDVVLGQYVGDPEGEGDAKLGYLDDPTVPKGSTQATFATAVLYVHNERWDGVPFILRCGKALNERKAEVRLQFTDVPGDIFGAQCRRNELVVRVQPNEAVYAKMMSKKPGVYFHPEETELDLTYKSRYKDVKLPDAYERLILDVFCGSQMHFVRSDELREAWRIFTPLLHQIENEKIPPTPYKYGSRGPTEADELSKRVGFRYEGTYKWVNPHRL; this is encoded by the exons ATGGCTGGAA GAAAAATGagctccattcccctctctcggTCCGAGGTGTTTGGAGAGCTGCGGAAGGAGCTGCATGAGGATGAGGAGTTCCGTCAGTCCGACGCTCACATCTTCATCATCATGGGAGCAtcg GGGGATCTAGCCAAAAAGAAAATCTACCCAACTCTATG GTGGTTGTTTAGAGATGGGCTCCTTCCTGAACAGACTCACTTTGTGGGCTTTGCCCGCTCTGACCTCACAGTGGATGCCATCAAAACTGCCTGCATGCCCTATCTGAAG GTGGCAGACTCTGAGGCTGAGCGGTTGTCTGTGTTCTTCAGCCGTAACTCTTATGTCAGTGGGAAGTACGCGGATGAGAGTGCCTTCTCCAACCTCCACACCCACCTGCTGTCCCTGCCCGGGGGTGGTGAGGCCAACCGCCTCTTCTACCTGGCCCTGCCGCCCAGCATCTACCACGATGTCACCAAGAACATTAAGCACCACTGCATGAGCACCAA GGGCTGGAACAGGGTGATTGTGGAGAAGCCGTTTGGTCGTGACCTGCAGAGCTCCGAGGAGCTGTCCACCCACCTCTCCTCCCTGTTTACTGAGGATCAGATCTACCGCATAGACCACTACCTGGGCAAGGAGATGGTGCAGAACCTCATGGTCCTcag GTTTGGGAACCGGATCTTTGGGCCAATCTGGAACAGGGACAGCATAGCGTGTGTGGTCCTCACCTTCAAAGAACCCTTCGGCACCCAGGGCCGAGGCGGCTACTTTGATGACTTTGGCATTATCCG TGATGTCATGCAGAACCACTTGCTCCAGATGCTCTCTCTGGTTGCCATGGAGAAGCCGGCCTCCACCAGCTCTGATGATGTCAGGGATGAAAAG GTGAAGGTGCTGAAGTGCATCGCCCCCATTACCATGTCAGATGTGGTGTTGGGGCAGTACGTGGGCGAcccagagggagaaggggacgcCAAGCTGGGTTACCTTGATGACCCCACTGTCCCCAAAGGCTCCACCCAGGCCACCTTTGCCACAGCTGTGCTCTACGTGCACAACGAGCGCTGGGATG GTGTTCCCTTCATCCTGCGTTGCGGCAAAGCCCTGAATGAGCGGAAAGCAGAGGTCCGGTTGCAGTTCACCGACGTCCCGGGGGACATCTTTGGCGCGCAGTGTCGTAGGAATGAGCTGGTGGTGCGCGTGCAGCCCAACGAGGCCGTCTACGCCAAGATGATGAGCAAGAAACCAGGAGTGTACTTCCACCCTGAGGAGACGGAGCTAGACCTCACCTACAAGAGCAGATACAAG GATGTGAAGTTGCCAGACGCCTACGAGCGTCTCATCCTGGACGTCTTCTGTGGCAGCCAGATGCACTTTGTCAGAAG TGATGAGCTGAGGGAAGCCTGGAGGATCTTTACGCCTCTCCTTCATCAGATAGAGAATGAGAAGATTCCCCCCACACCCTACAAATATGGAAG